The genomic interval GTCCAGGTTGGCCGCATCCTTGAGGATCGACGGTAGCCAGAGGACCAGGCCGTAGACGCCGATGCTCCAGCAGAAGTACTGCACCGAGAGCAGGATCACCTTGGGCGAGCGGAACGCCTCGCGGTAGTTCTTCACCGGCTTCAGACCCTGCTGCTCAGCGGCCAGCGCCTGCTGCAGGTCCTCCTTCTCACGCTCGGTGAGCCAGTCGGCCTGGGCCGGGCGGTCGTCGGCCAGGCGCCACCAGATGAAGGCCCAGAGCACTGCCGGCAGGCCCTCGATGATGAACATCCAGCGCCAGTCGAACTGTTCGACCAGGTAGCCGGACACCACCGACATCCAGAGGATGGTCACCGGGTTGCCGAGGATCAGGAAGGTGTTGGCCCGCGAGCGTTCGGCACGGGTGAACCAGTGGCAGAGGTAGATCAGCATCGCCGGCATCACCGCCGCCTCGACCACGCCGAGCAGGAAGCGGATGGCGATCAGCAGGTAGACGTTGGGGATGACCCCGGTGAGGGTCGCCAGGCTGCCCCAGAGGATCAGGCTGACGAAGATCAGCTTCTTGACGCTGCGCCTCTCCGCGTAGATCGCGCCGGGCACCTGGAAGAAGAAGTAGCCGAGAAAGAACAGCGCGCCGAGCAGCGACGACAGGCCGGGGGTGATGTTCAGGTCCGCGGCCATCCCGGAGGCGGCGGCGAAGCCATAGTTGGCGCGGTCCAGGTAGGCAAGGCTGTAGGTGATGAAGATGATCGGGATGAGGTACCACCAGCGACGGCTGGCGAGACGGGTGTTTTGCATGGATGTCTCCTGAGCTTGTTGTTTTTGTTGCAGCAGGTGCCGGCGGGGCCGGCGGTGGTTGATCAGGCGTTCTGGGGCTGGGGCTCCTCCGTCAGTTCATGGCGATGGGGCAGGCCCTCCATGTCGCCGATGCACTGCACGGCGCGGCTGCCGAAGGCGTTGCCGCGCTTCAGGGCCTGCGGAAAACTCCGCCCTTCGAGCAGGGCGCTGATCACCCCGACGGCGAAGGCGTCGCCGGCGCCGACGGTGTCCACCACCTGGGCGACCGGCACGCCGTCGATGCGGCCCTCGCCGTCGGCGCTGCGGTAGTAGGCGCCTTCGGGGCCGAGCTTGATCACCACCGCCTCGACGCCGCGCTCCAGGTAGAAGGCGGCGATGTCGGCGGGGCTGTCGTAGCCGGTCAGCAGGCGGCCTTCCTCGAGGCCCGGCAGCACCCAGTGGGCGAGGGCGGCCAGGGCGTTGATCTCACTGACCATCCGCGCCTGGCTCGGCCACAGCGACGGGCGCAGGTTGGGGTCGAAGGACAGGCTGCGCCCGGCGCTGCGCATGCACTCCATCAGCTCGCGGGACAGCGCCCGGCAGCTCTCCGAGAGCGCCGGCGGAATGCCGGTGGCGTGCAGATGGCGGGCCTTGAGCAGGTCGGGCGCCAGGTCGGCGATCGACAGGTGGCTGGCCGCTGAGCCGCGGCGGAAATACTCGACCTTCGGGTCGCTGCCGTCGGTTTCCCGGGACTTGAGCTGGAAGCCGGTGGGATGCGCCGGGTCGATCCGCACGTGACGGCAGTCGAGGCCTTCGCGGGTCAGGCTGTCGAGCACGAAGCGGCCCAGCGCGTCGTTGCCGACCCGGCTCAGCCAGGCGACCTTGAAGCCCAGCCGCGACAGGCCGATGGCCACGTTGCTGTCGGCGCCGGCGATGCGCTTGCCGAAGCGTTCGACGCGGGCCAGATCGCCGCTTTCCTCGGCCACGAACATGGCCATGGTCTCGCCGAAACAGAGCACGTCGATGTCATGCATGCCGGCGTTCCTCCTGCATCTGGCCGAGACGGGCGAGGGTGTCGACGTGCCGGCGGGTGACGGCCAGCAGGTCGTCGCCCTGCAGGGGGTACTCGATGGCGCGCGGCACGCCCGCCGGGAACTGGCGGAACAGGCGCTGCCACTGCTGCAGGTCGACGGGCTCGGGGGGGAGGGCCACCAGCTTGCCGTCGTCGTTGCGCCCGACCGCCTTGCAGTGCACGTAGCGCACGTAGCGGCCGAGACGCTGGGCGGCCTCGTCGACCGGCTGTTCCTGCCAGAGCCAGTTGCCGATGTCGAAGGTCATGCCGATAGCAAGATCCCGGGCCTCGGCTGCGGCGAAGAATGCCTGCAGCGCCTCGATGCGCCCGCCCTGGGCGGTCTGGTCGTTCTCCACCAGCAACTGCACGGGCTGGCCGGCCAGTTGCAGCGCCAGCTCGGACAGATCGTTGCCGGCGCGGTAATGGCCGAGCGAGACCTTCAGCCAGCGCGCGCCGCAGGCCTGGGCACGTGCCAGGGTCGGTTCGAGGGCGGCGGCGAGCCGGCCCTCTTCGCTCCACAGCTCGAGCGGCGCGGAATACAGGCAGTCGAGCCCCAGGGCGTGGACGGCGCCGGCCAGGGCCTGCGGGTCCGGCGGGGCGGCGAACAGCTCCTCGCGCAGCTCGGCGCGGGCGGCGCCGGCCTGGGCCAGCAGCGGCAGGAAACTGGCCTGGCCGCGCTCGCGCACCAGAGTAGCGCCATAGCTGGAAAGACTGACTGAGACGGGGTAGAGGGGCATTGTCGTTATTCCTCTGAAACCGGTTTCATTTTTGGCCGAACGACTCGCCGACAAACTGCCGGCGGGCTGTCAGCCCCGTGGGTGGGTGGAGCCTCGGATAATCAGTTGTGCCTTGAAATCGAAATGCCGGGCCGGCTCGCGGTCGCCGCGCAGGCGCTCGAGCAGGCACTCGAAGGCGGTCGTACCGATCTCGGCGGTCGGCTGGGCGAGGGCGGTGATGCCGCTGCCCACCAAGGGATACCAGTCGAGGTCGTCGAGGGCGATCAGGCCGATCTCCTCGAACAGTCGGCAGCCGAATTCGCGCAGTTGCCGGGTGGCGGCCAGGGCGGCCATGCCGTTGGCGGCGAACAGCGCCTTGGGGCCGGGGCCGGGGGCGATGAGAAAGGCCTGCAGGGCCTCGCGGAGGGTCTCGCCGGTCTGCAGCACCCGGCCCTGGAGCAGGGGACGCCGGGCGATCTCGGTGCCGAAGGCCTCGACGCGCTCCTGGCGCGAACTGGTGCCGTCCAGCGGCTCGCTGACCAACAGCAGGTCGCGGTAGCCGCGCTGCTGCAGATGATCCAGGGCCTGCTGCACTGCATCACGGTTGTCGAGGCCGACCAGATCGACCTCCAGCGCCTCGACCTTGCGGTCCACCAGCACCATCGGCAGTTCGTCGTGCAGGGACAGGAGCTCGCCGGCGTGGTGGCCGAGGGTGTTCACGATCAGCCCCTCGACGTTGTACGAGCGCAGGGCAGCCAGGTGCTGGATCTCCTGCTCGGTGCTGCGGTCGGTGTTGCACACTACCAGGCTGTAGCCGTGCTGGCGGCAGGCGGTTTCCACGCCATGCATCACGGCCACCGAATAGGGGTTGAGGATGTCGGCGACCAGCATGCCGATCAACCGGGTCCGGCCGCGCTTCAGGCCGCGGGCCATCTGGTTCGGGCGGTAGTCGAGGCGCTCGATGGCCTGCTCGATGCGCAGGGCGGTGGCGTCGGCGAGCAACTGGCGGTCGCCGCCGATGTAGCGCGACACGCTGGCCTTGGAGACACCGGCGGCCTCGGCCACCTCGCTGATGGTGACGCGGCTGCCGCGGGCGGACGGGGAAGGACCGTTCACGGACCTGGAACCTCTTGTTCTTGATGTTGTGGGTGGTTTGCGTTGTTGTGAAACCGGTTTCAGTGAAGCGCAAAGGGGAGGGGATGTCAAGGGTGGGAGATGTGTGCCGATAAATGCCGGGGCGTATTCGGCTTGTCATCACTTTTCATGAACGCTGTTCATGGCTCCATTCGCTGCCAGCGGATCAATGAGGGGCGGATTTCATATATAGATGGCGCCGCAACGAGAGAACTCCAGGAGGCGCCATGCTGGTCAGGCTTTTCAGAGCGCGGTTACTACCGATAGCGGTGTTGATGGCATCCATGGCCACGATTTCGGCCAACGCAGGAACGGGCGCTGGCGCGGATCACCCTGACACTCAAGTACCCGTCATTCGCCAGGAGAACAGCATGCGGATCAGCATCGAGATAGAGGGAACCACCATCACCGCGACACTCGAGGACAGTGAGGCCGCCAGGGACTTTGCCTCTTTGCTGCCGCTTTCGCTGACGCTCGAAGACTATGCCGCCACGGAGAAGATCAGCGATCTGCCGAAGCCTTTGTCGACCAGCGGCGCGCCCGCCGGTATCACTCCCAAGGTTGGCGATCTGGCCTACTACGCCCTCTGGGGAAACCTCGCCATCTTCCACAAGGACTTTCGCTACTCCAGCGGCCTGGTGAAACTGGGCACGCTCGACTCCG from Azotobacter salinestris carries:
- a CDS encoding MFS transporter; amino-acid sequence: MQNTRLASRRWWYLIPIIFITYSLAYLDRANYGFAAASGMAADLNITPGLSSLLGALFFLGYFFFQVPGAIYAERRSVKKLIFVSLILWGSLATLTGVIPNVYLLIAIRFLLGVVEAAVMPAMLIYLCHWFTRAERSRANTFLILGNPVTILWMSVVSGYLVEQFDWRWMFIIEGLPAVLWAFIWWRLADDRPAQADWLTEREKEDLQQALAAEQQGLKPVKNYREAFRSPKVILLSVQYFCWSIGVYGLVLWLPSILKDAANLDIVQAGWLSSLPYLAAVIGMLGVSWASDRFQQRKVFVWPPLLIASLAFYGSYALGSEHFWLSYALLVVAGGCMYAPYGPFFAIVPEVLPLNVAGGAMALINSMGALGSFAGSWLVGYLNGATGGPQASFLLMSGSLLIAVVLTLLLNPTNSDRPAPLPSRQPQPATNP
- a CDS encoding sugar kinase produces the protein MHDIDVLCFGETMAMFVAEESGDLARVERFGKRIAGADSNVAIGLSRLGFKVAWLSRVGNDALGRFVLDSLTREGLDCRHVRIDPAHPTGFQLKSRETDGSDPKVEYFRRGSAASHLSIADLAPDLLKARHLHATGIPPALSESCRALSRELMECMRSAGRSLSFDPNLRPSLWPSQARMVSEINALAALAHWVLPGLEEGRLLTGYDSPADIAAFYLERGVEAVVIKLGPEGAYYRSADGEGRIDGVPVAQVVDTVGAGDAFAVGVISALLEGRSFPQALKRGNAFGSRAVQCIGDMEGLPHRHELTEEPQPQNA
- a CDS encoding sugar phosphate isomerase/epimerase family protein, with protein sequence MPLYPVSVSLSSYGATLVRERGQASFLPLLAQAGAARAELREELFAAPPDPQALAGAVHALGLDCLYSAPLELWSEEGRLAAALEPTLARAQACGARWLKVSLGHYRAGNDLSELALQLAGQPVQLLVENDQTAQGGRIEALQAFFAAAEARDLAIGMTFDIGNWLWQEQPVDEAAQRLGRYVRYVHCKAVGRNDDGKLVALPPEPVDLQQWQRLFRQFPAGVPRAIEYPLQGDDLLAVTRRHVDTLARLGQMQEERRHA
- a CDS encoding LacI family DNA-binding transcriptional regulator, translating into MNGPSPSARGSRVTISEVAEAAGVSKASVSRYIGGDRQLLADATALRIEQAIERLDYRPNQMARGLKRGRTRLIGMLVADILNPYSVAVMHGVETACRQHGYSLVVCNTDRSTEQEIQHLAALRSYNVEGLIVNTLGHHAGELLSLHDELPMVLVDRKVEALEVDLVGLDNRDAVQQALDHLQQRGYRDLLLVSEPLDGTSSRQERVEAFGTEIARRPLLQGRVLQTGETLREALQAFLIAPGPGPKALFAANGMAALAATRQLREFGCRLFEEIGLIALDDLDWYPLVGSGITALAQPTAEIGTTAFECLLERLRGDREPARHFDFKAQLIIRGSTHPRG
- a CDS encoding cyclophilin-like fold protein, whose product is MRISIEIEGTTITATLEDSEAARDFASLLPLSLTLEDYAATEKISDLPKPLSTSGAPAGITPKVGDLAYYALWGNLAIFHKDFRYSSGLVKLGTLDSGIELMRRPGSFKATIRRLER